DNA sequence from the Colletotrichum higginsianum IMI 349063 chromosome 10, whole genome shotgun sequence genome:
CCAGGAAGcaagctgttttttttttaaaaaaCATCTACGATGAACGAACAGCACGACTCGCCGTCGCGCGGATATCCCGAGAACTAAAACCAACGCGGAACCCGATCGGACCATCCGGGATCACCCAGGTCTGCGACGGCACGTCCCAGTAACTTACATCGcgccgcagcagctcgaAGTCAACAACAACAGACTCCCCCGGCTCCAAGGAGACCTTCTCGAACCCCCGCAGCACCTGAACGGGCGTGCCCTCAGGGACGGCGTCCATCGGCAACGAGACGTAGAGCTGGGGGACTGTCGCGCCGGCAACGGACCCGGTGTTCTTGACGCGAGCGGTCACGCGGACGACGGGCTCCCAGAGCTCCGGGTTGCCCCCAGGGGCGTTGGGCGTGGCGGGGTCTGGCGCGGCCGCGACGCTGCTGACGAGTTGCTCGACCTTCAGAGACGACTCCAGGTCGAAGGTGGTGTAGCTCAGACCGAAGCCGAACTCGTACAGGGGATCGATATCATTGGCGTCCAGCTGCCGGTAGTCTATCAAAAGGCCCTCGGTGAAGTTGGCCTGCCAGGCCGTGGGCGACgtgacctcggcctcggtgaggTTGACGATGGGGATATCCGTGTCTTTCGGGTCGACGGGGATCGAGTAGGGCAGCCTGCCCGACGGATTCACATCGCCCCagaggacgtcgacgacggagtTCCCCGTCTCTTGCCCCGGGAGATGGGCCGCCAAGATGGCCGTGACGTTCGGGTTGCCGGCCCACGGCAGCGTGTTGATGCCGGCCGAGTGCGTCACGACGACGGTGTTGGGGCACCGCCTCGCCACGTTCTCGACGACCAGCGTCGAGTTCCAGTCCGCCTCGTGGCTCGTCCGGTCGTAGGCCTCGGACGCGAACGTgttgaggaagacgaggcagACCTCGGGCACCGGGTAGAGGCCGCTGaagtcgccggcggccagcacCTTGTTGTTCAGGATGTGCTGCACGCGGGCGCCGGTCccgcgcgccctcgccctgaTGGCCTCGAGCGGCGAGACGAGGTACGTGTGCCGCCCCGTGCCGgacccgccgccgacggagaGCGTGCCGATTTCGAAGCCGGCGCCAAAGACCAGCCCGTCGGCcgggtcggcggcgtcgttgcCAAAGACGCCGATGTTGGTCGGTTTCCCGAGCGGCAAGGTGCCGTTGACGTTCTTGAGGAGGACCGTCGCCTCGGCGCCCAGCTTCCGGATGAGCTTCGCGTGGTCGCGCCGCACGTCccggctcggcggcggctcgaggggcacgaggtcgagcaggtTCGACTGGGCCGCGATGGTGTAGATGATGGACGGGTCGACGGCCGGGTagtcggcggcgtcctggTCGAAGAGGTAGTACTGCGTCATGATGAGCCGGACCATCTCGTCCAGGCGCGCCTCGAGGACGGAGCCGTCCCTGATCATGCGCGTGATGTTCGGGCCCCAGTACGTCTCGCCCGTGAGGGCCTGCGCGTGGCCGATGGGGCCGGGCATGTTCATGTCGAGCccgttgttgatggcgtcggcgcccgAGTGCGTGGCGAACCAGTCCGACATGACGTAGCCCTCGAAGGCCAGCTCCGTCTTGAGCACGTCGTTCAGCAGGGCCGAGTTCTCGCACGCGTACGTCTGGTTCAGGCGGTTGTAGCTGCACATGACGCTCGCCACGCCGGCCCGGACGGAGTCGGCAAAGGGCCAGAGGTACAGCTCGTGCAGGGTGCGGTCGTCCATGTtggacgagatggcggccatctcggtgccgttggcgagCCACGAGTTGGTCCGCTGCGTCTCCTGCTCGTTGCCGATCAAGTGCTTGGCGCAGGCCTGCACGCCCGCGGCCTGCATGCCCTCGATGGTGAGCCGCATGGCGACGCCCGTAAGGTACGGGTCGACCGAGAAGCCCTCCCAGTTGCGGCCGCCCAGCGGCTGGCGTCCAAGAGGCCCGGCGACTGGGCTGTCGTGTCGAGGCACATGTTAGCAAACGAACAAGTTctttgggggagggggtttcgAAAGAAGGGAAGATCACTTTGTAAAAACATAAAAACGTACCCGAGCCCGACGTGGACGCCCTTGTCGCGAAACTCGTCGCCCAGGGCCCTGCCGCGCTGGTAGATGAGCTCCTTGTCCCAGCTGGCGGCCGTCGTGAGCCCTGCCGGGAAGACGctgacgaggtcggcgcggTCCAGCGCCGTGGGCCCGTCGAGCAGACAGAGGCCCGGGAAGCCGACGCGCTCGACCGGCGCGATGTTGCCGATGCAGCCGCCGGCCTCAAGACCGAGTCGGCCAGTGACCATGCGCGTCTTTTCCGTCAGGTTGAGCCGCGCCACAAAGGCGGCCGCCTTGGAGACGGCCGCCTCCCGGTTCCGGACTGGCGAGGCTGGAGAGACCGGAGAGGCCGGAGAAGCAGCTGGTTGTGCTGGACGGCGGGCTGGGGCTGGCCAGCTGCCGGCGTCGAATAGCTTGCTGGCATAGTAGACCGAGATTAGGATGAGGCCCGTGAGGTACAAGGCGAACACGCCGGTGATCCATGGTCTCGTACATTTCGGCAGAAGGCGGCGGGCTGCTAGTCTGGGCCTCTCGGCGGTAGAGCGGTTGTCGTAGTCGAGTTCCTTGGTGGGAATTGTGCTGGTGGTGCTAGTCGTAGTAGTGGTGGcgcgaggatgatgagatTGGCTCTCATCGGGCATCATGTCGGTTGAGAAGCTGCAGGACTGGCCGTTCAAAAGGAGCGGcatcttctcgtcgtcggcagctCGGGGATGCATGGCATTGATGCACTTTGGCTCTCGGGCCTTGGAGTCCATGGTGGGCTGGCTGGCGGGCACGGCGGGATCGATGCGTTCGTTGTCCGATGCCTTCAACAACATGACACGGCGCGGCCAGGTTTCAAAGAATCCGGGGTAGAAGGACGACACGAACGTTCCATGCGTCAGAGGGTTCGGCTTTCTGCTGGGACTGTTCTGTTCTTGGACAGAGATCCAAGAACCGTGTTCGGGAGCAGGTTCGTGACGCGAGGTTTCAGGAAGGGGGATGTATGTTTTGGGAATCGAGCTTGACCACGAAGAAGAGACCAAGGGCGGTCAATGTCATTGTTGCGTGACACCCAGGCGGCCCAGGGGAGACAGGCTTTTTTGCCCCTTGACAGCACGCGcagggggatggggaggagaaggggaagggggggagactCTGTGCCTGGTTCCTGATGCGACCGACCCTCAGAAGTTGATTAGAATGGCTTTAGGAGAAgccgagaagggggagggggccaaGGGTGTGAAAGGGCCACATGGCGCGCCGATCGGTGGTTGGAGCCGTCGCGGAGTCTCGGGCTCGGATccggccaggccaggccaggcatCGCCCATGTCATGCACGGTCTGGCGGTCTAGGTCCACGCGTATCACGAAGCGGCACGTGTGAGGCACGAGACTCCTGCTTGGTACCAGGCCATGGGAGGCTGAGATGAACGACTACTTGGTTGTTGATGCAAGGGGACGGGAGGATCATCATCAGGTGTACATACATGCTCGTTGCTTTTTGCGGATAATGCTCGGTCGGAGCCAGTCTTAGTCTTATCCGCCGGCATCGAGACTCGGCCGCTCAGTTGCGCCAAGTGAAAGTTGGTTGTACGGGGTAAGGCAACCCGAGTTGACCCCAATGGATGAGAGATCCCTGTTGAGATGCGTTACCGAGCGTTGTAATTTGCGGCATCGCATCTTGTACATGCGTTCCTCTTGGTAACTCCTCGCTGCCTATGCTCACTAATCTAGAACTGACAACACCCTAACCGACTGCGCTGGCGTACACGCACCCAACTGTAGGTCAGTGACTTACTGATTTCAACCAACTCAAGCTCAAGTTGACCGCCTGCAGGTTCTCTGACTGGAAGAACAAAACAGCCATCCCTAGGAACGCTGGTCTTTGTACACATCCTCTTCAAATGACGTTATTCAAGACACCTGTTTTCAATGCCGATGGGACGCCTGTCCGGGGTCCGGCCGGAATGAAATTGCAACGACTCATTTCGCAACTCCACTCGAACCCCATATGAATCCTCACAATGGATTCCTGTCCAATAACAACCAATTGGTCGGTTAGCTCAGTTGGTTAGAGCGTGGTACTAATATTTCACCTGAAATCTTGTGTAATGCCAAGGCCGGGAGTTCAAGCCTCCCACTGATCATACCTTTTGCTTGGGTTGGTGGTAGTGATGGTGTTTTTGTCTCGATCACTTTTATTTGATAGCTAATTTTTGCCCGCTTAGTCGGGCCTATAGGTTCGTTCATCAAGAGGGTTGGGCAACCAAGTCAGATGAGAGAAACATGTTGCTCAAAATCATTGTCTCAATTTCAAGCAGGGCTGATTGTTGAGCTGTGCTTTCGGACACTTGAGAATATGAGTGTGAGCTTGCCAGAAAACGCTTGGCTGGTTCAACAACCCATCCATTCCTGTAACCTCTCTTCCGACTTCGTGGTCTCATATGCTAAGAAAATAACAACAAATACCCTCGATGCGTCTAGGGAAATGGTTTGTTGCAGAGAATGAATGGCTCATGCCTGAGTGCTTTTACACGCTTAAGAGGCACAGACGGCCTTTGACCCTGTGACAAACGCTCTGCAGAGGAACTTCCATCTTGCAACTTACACATCAACTGGCCATCGACTTCCATTTTTGGCCCTTGAGAGCTCTTCTTCCGACTCGGTGGTGTCAAGGCTGCGGATTTGGATAAACAAGACGAACTGACAACAAGCGGGTCGAGCACCAATCGCGTGACCAAGCTCGGAAGCTCGCAACCGGTTCCCAAAGCCTTACCGCAAACACCCTCTCAAATCGATCAGCCCCGAGCCTCAACGGTCGTGCATGACACCGAGCAACCCCCCCGTTTCGATTCGTCGCGAGGCCAACGGGACGGACGAGTTTGACGGGGTCACGACGACCTCGCAAGCAACCGCCTGACTGCCACATCTCTGACATGCGCCATGCCGCCAAGAGACGAATGCGCTCCCCGAGGTGACCTTCGCAAGGCCGTGGCCAGGTCCGTTTCAGCATGGAGAGAAACAGCCCCTCCTGTCAAAAAGAAGTGAGACCGTTGTCGCCAGTGCGGTTCGAGCCCCAGCACCGTCCAAGCGTTCGCCGTCTGCCAGAGCCGTCAATGTTATCACCATGGCTGGAGAGTTGATGCGTTAGAACTTGGGGTCTCGGGACACGGGAGAGGAGGTGACCGGGCGCAGGCATGGTCTGACCGTCCCAGAACCGCCACCTCGGGAACACATCGTTACAGTACGACGAGGACCCGTTCATGCCCATCGGTTTCGTAAATAGAGAACTGACGACCCCGTCTGTTAGGCCACAGGGGATCGGTATGAGATCTGTTCCTCTTGCTGCGCGCACAACCCACCGGCCAGCGACTGCCAAGGAACTCAAGGCATGAGCAGGAGATGCCCAAAGAAGAATGATGATCACGAGATGGTTGAATTTTATATGGCACGACATTTCGATGGCCGAAAACCCCTCTGCCGTTATTCATGGCCTTGCCAGAGCTTTGAAGAAAATGCTCGTCATGAAGGTCATGGAGTAATTAGGCCGCTACAACATGGACCGATGATTGCGAGCATGCCAACTtccctaaccctaacccaATGCCTACTTTCGCAGATCTTGTACATCTCTGTACCAGTACTATCTTACCGTCCAGCCTTGTTGTCAAAACGATGATGACTTCATGGACTGCAACGACTCCGTCTTCGTCCAGCCCTTTAGCCCGGGAATTCGATGGCCAGTTTCTGCATTTTGAGTGCCCCTCTTAACAGTGTGACTCTTGTGTAGGTTGTATCAAGTGCTACAAAACCATCAATATTGCCACGCGTCTATCCTATGTCATGCATCGTCTCAGGTCGGCTCGATACCCTCCGTGCCGAAGATAGTGAGGCGATCGCGTAACTCTTTGGGCGCGGGTTTCCAGCCGTGACCTACGACTTTCCTGACCAGCGCCATTTCCTACGATCTTTGCCATCTCATATTCTGACTCATTACAAACGATGGCCATTGCATCTCATTTTCCGAGTCTTCGGAGATCACTGTCAAGTCCAGTGTTGTGCATGTTCTGTTCTGCTGGTTTTGTTAACTTTGGTGTTGAGCTGTCGCGTTGTGGCACACAGCTCAACACCAAGATCCCATTAAGGGCCGCATGGCTGTGAATAATCCGACCAATGAATTACTTGACTCAGATGTCGTCATCATGATTATTCCCAGTAGCCTTATCACTCCATTCACAACACTCCAATGGTTGTTGCCTGTGCCAAGTTGCTGGGTTACGCAACATACCTCTTGGGGGCCGACTTTGTTGGGAAGGACAAGCCGAGCATTGCTGAGAAAACGACAGAAAATATGAGCCATCAGTCTTTGGTCAAATAGGAGGAATGCATGCAAATGCAGATGTGGAACGGGGGAATCGAGATGGGTGACGGCCCGAACACACAAGAGCCCGAGTTTCGTTCACTCTTGAGCGCTCAGTGACGTCACGATGAACGGCTCATGTTTTGTATCGCACTAATTGGGATTGGGTCGATATATCCCCATCACATGTCAGCGTGTTTCTAATGGTGAAGTCCTGACTGGTTCACCATTCTTACAAACCCAGTACCATCCAACATCAACTCTGCAAACTACCAATAATCACAGTGCAAGATGGCGACTCTTGAAGATCACAACTACACAAAGATGCAACTGCCAACCAACAAGCTGGGCGAGCCTGTCGTTACCTCCATCCCGGAGGTTCCCGTCACGGTCCAGCGCAAGCCTTTCCTACAGCCAGAGTTGGACCAGAAACTCGCCCATACCGGTATGCAAGCAAACCATGTCCCAACTGCGGCATTCATAGCTGACCGAGAGGCATGGCCAAGGTACACCGAGAGCCAACATTGCCGCTACCTATGAAAAGCCCAATGGCACGACGGAGCGCGGCTGGGCGCAAAGACATCGCCACCAAACTGTGCGCACTCTGTGCTGAGAGAACAAGAGAGTCGACGGCTGACGGTGATGTATGTCTAGGTTCTTCAGCAGCATTGTGACTTCTTTGACGCCGTAAGTCGTGCGTGGTCTTCCATTTATCTGGCTCCGGCGTCTGACAACCCACGCAGGACAACGACGGCGTGATCTACCCCACGGACACATTCTGGGGCTTCCGGAagctcggcttcggcatcatcctctccctcctctccgtcgtcatcatccacaGCAACTTCTCGTACCCGACCCTGTCCGGCTACCTCCCCGACCCCCTGTTCCGCATCTACCTCGCCAACATCCACAAGGACAAGCACGGCAGCGACACGAACACGTACGACACCGAGGGCCGCTTCAACCCGCAGAAGTTCGAGGACATGTTCGCCAAGtacgccggcggccgggacTACATGACCGTCTACGACGTCCTCGCGATGCTCAAGGGCCAGAGGCTGGTTGCTGACCCGATCGGCTGGGGCGGCGCTTTCTTCGAGTGTGAGTACTATCGCGACAGGCCTTGCTTATTTCGATCTTTTTTATTCTACACGATCGCTAATACGCCTCCAGGGACGGCGACGTACCTCATGCTCTGGCCCGCGG
Encoded proteins:
- a CDS encoding Glycosyl hydrolase family 3 N terminal domain-containing protein, yielding MLLKASDNERIDPAVPASQPTMDSKAREPKCINAMHPRAADDEKMPLLLNGQSCSFSTDMMPDESQSHHPRATTTTTSTTSTIPTKELDYDNRSTAERPRLAARRLLPKCTRPWITGVFALYLTGLILISVYYASKLFDAGSWPAPARRPAQPAASPASPVSPASPVRNREAAVSKAAAFVARLNLTEKTRMVTGRLGLEAGGCIGNIAPVERVGFPGLCLLDGPTALDRADLVSVFPAGLTTAASWDKELIYQRGRALGDEFRDKGVHVGLGPVAGPLGRQPLGGRNWEGFSVDPYLTGVAMRLTIEGMQAAGVQACAKHLIGNEQETQRTNSWLANGTEMAAISSNMDDRTLHELYLWPFADSVRAGVASVMCSYNRLNQTYACENSALLNDVLKTELAFEGYVMSDWFATHSGADAINNGLDMNMPGPIGHAQALTGETYWGPNITRMIRDGSVLEARLDEMVRLIMTQYYLFDQDAADYPAVDPSIIYTIAAQSNLLDLVPLEPPPSRDVRRDHAKLIRKLGAEATVLLKNVNGTLPLGKPTNIGVFGNDAADPADGLVFGAGFEIGTLSVGGGSGTGRHTYLVSPLEAIRARARGTGARVQHILNNKVLAAGDFSGLYPVPEVCLVFLNTFASEAYDRTSHEADWNSTLVVENVARRCPNTVVVTHSAGINTLPWAGNPNVTAILAAHLPGQETGNSVVDVLWGDVNPSGRLPYSIPVDPKDTDIPIVNLTEAEVTSPTAWQANFTEGLLIDYRQLDANDIDPLYEFGFGLSYTTFDLESSLKVEQLVSSVAAAPDPATPNAPGGNPELWEPVVRVTARVKNTGSVAGATVPQLYVSLPMDAVPEGTPVQVLRGFEKVSLEPGESVVVDFELLRRDVSYWDVPSQTWVIPDGPIGFRVGFSSRDIRATASRAVRSS
- a CDS encoding Caleosin domain containing protein gives rise to the protein MATLEDHNYTKMQLPTNKLGEPVVTSIPEVPVTVQRKPFLQPELDQKLAHTGTPRANIAATYEKPNGTTERGWAQRHRHQTVLQQHCDFFDADNDGVIYPTDTFWGFRKLGFGIILSLLSVVIIHSNFSYPTLSGYLPDPLFRIYLANIHKDKHGSDTNTYDTEGRFNPQKFEDMFAKYAGGRDYMTVYDVLAMLKGQRLVADPIGWGGAFFEWTATYLMLWPADGRMTKEDIRGIYDGSIFYTIAARRSRK